The Gossypium raimondii isolate GPD5lz chromosome 2, ASM2569854v1, whole genome shotgun sequence genome segment ctaagattacatatcatatctaagattgcatatccttgaagattatgtttccatatgcatcaagcttgtagatagaccttcaaccttttcaagtaatggcccatcccgatcgggccaaatgatataattttggactttgttttattattttgagtttattatttttttatgagcccgggctaaattggcctattacatttctcttttttttttgctactGTTTTGATGCCATTTTCGCTATTATATTAGTACtattctattattattgtttggatattatataactattattttattgttagttttgctactattttagaagcatttttaatgtatttttaatttgtcgggaaacatttattttaatatttttagtgtatttgatgtattatattttttaaatttgtttttatataaaaataataatttaaaaaaattaatacgggcgAACCGGATCGGGTTTaggtttagcatttttaatttaggctggacttgggcaaaatttttggcccatttttcaagtcgagcctagaaaacgggcctaaaatttttcaTCGGCTTTACCATAACCCAACTCAATCCAATCCATGATTAAGTCTAGGGTCAGTTCATTATTGAGGTTCTAAagtgattttgaaaagtttggcaATATTTACCATTGTTGATAAAATGTGCTTTTTGAAAGAGCCTCAATTTGCAGTTGTACGAACTTAAtgtttaaactatttttagaaaaatttatgaCAGAGTGATTCTTGGTGCAAAATAATGAGAGAATATTTGTTAACATAGTTTGGATTTACTAGTCCTACTCTATGGAGTCTCGCTTAGAGAAagattatattcaataattaaattgaatcacCTATTAACTAAAGCTTAAGTTACCTTTACAACGACGGATAATTGCAACTCCAATATTGAACCCAATTATTACATCACTCTCTTAAAATATCCTCACATACAAATCATGAAAACTCCCAAATAATACCTAAAAGGAATGTTGAACTAAACAACAAGGAATACTcaataaatcaatcaaacaagATGCTATAAAAGAACACCTGTCATGACTTGGATTTGTAATATGATTTTAGTATACCAAAACTTTTAATGAGGATACATAGAAATATTggtattcttttaaaatatggtatatatatatatataaaattctaaGGATATCCTCTTAAAAGTTTTAGTAAAAGCTTATACCCTAATTTTCATGATTATCCATAAAGTTATCGGTATTTCCTTAGAATTTTTTATACACCGAAATTcctaattattttctttagaaattcTACTATTCCTTAGACTTTTTTAGAATACCAAAATATCTAAGGATATACTCTTAGAAATTTTAgtattcctttaaaaatttgatatacaCTTGTAACTTGTTGAATAGATTCAAGTTTTTCCTAAGTTTAGGTAAATTTTGTACATACTTACAATAGATAAATTTAATCCATGCATACTTAcgaataaaaaatcaatcttctgacttcatcaaatcaactaaaaaaaatatcatcaattaatcaattcaacCTATTAAAAAGTCAAACTGAAAAATaatgagaaaaggaaagaagtGCAAACCGTCCATATGGGAACACGAAAGCGATCTTGGAGAGACAATGGTCAATTAATCTAAAAATGGTCCCATCCATAGGCTATCAGGGCACTAAGATAGGGCAACCCACACGCCCATAGCTCATGTCCACTTGCAAAGCTCAACCCCGACCATTGCAATGTTCAATGTCCCCAAAACCAGCCACATAAGTCCCTCATCTAATTTAAACCACCCTAACCCACTAGACCTAGAACCCTATGGTCCAAAGCCCAGCCCCAAAGGGTGTCCAAAACCCACATTTAATATACGCACACCCATTGACGCAAACGTTGCAGAAGTAGTGAAATTCATTGTCATGATCCACAGATGGCAAAAGACTTTCACTTTCCAAAGAAAAATATGTACTTTTGCTTCGGCACATGCTCTGGCGAACCCACCCCCTCGCACCATCATCCTCCCACCCCCCATCAATATCCTCTTTCAACTTCATAAATCTTTCATTTAATTCCATGGCCATTCTTtctcataaatataataaatttatttcatccaAAGCACAAATGACCCAAAGAGAGAGCATAGACAAAATATATCAATTGGTAgatctatattatatataaagtgATTGATTGAGTTGGTGATACGAGTCAACTCGAcactaatttaactataaaattactaaaatatatttactttaaagggtaattaactttattataaaatattttcatcttttcacatttttatataatattaaaataaaacaaattaataacattatttaaaaatcagaCACAACAccaataaattcatataaaaaattcttGTTACTCCACTAATAAtcatttattgatatatttttataaatatatttttaataaaaatattttcattcactCATATTATGGGTGTgataaaatctaataataataaaggctTTTCAATTAGTGCTTAAAggtttttttaatcatttaatttaatattttgttaaatatcgTTTAAGTACAAGGcaagtaaatttattgaatcaaagtttgattttaaaaaaaattggcgtaaaaaaaactctcaaacttaaaaaaaaaaaaaagcaattaagctcttctttttttttcattcaattgagcacttgaactttcaaaatgcatcaaacaGGCCCTCAGACTTCTccaaaaaaaagcaattaagcccctgatttttttcactcaattaggtacttgaactttcaaaatgcatcaaaaaaaccctcaaaatttttcaaaaaaacaattaagcccctgcttttattaaaaattttaaaaaatttataaaaataataaataataaaatttagaaaaattattaaattttaataaaaatataaaaatttggaatttattaaaatttgaattttttataaaaatataaaaaattgtaaattttataaaaatcataaaaattaatgaccctaattttttcaattaaagtcatcaCGTGTTGCAACACAATATGACATGtgacaaaaatgataaaaaataaaatcaataaaagttatagaaaaattataaaatgcttcttttagtataataacttttataaatttttacttaaatttatatttctttacattttgtataattttcttacaactttataaaactttataactttttatatttctatatattttataatttttacgatttttataaattttacaatttttatatttttacgatttttataaaaaattctattttttaataaaagtatgggattaattgttttttgtttaaaatttgagagtattttaatacattttaaaatttaaatacccaaataaataaataaaataaacaaggacttaattgttttgtttgaaaaatttaaaagtttttacaaGCTTAAACCAATAATATTTAAACCCAAATCTGTTATCGGTGAAGCCGGATGGATAAAACAGCTGttttactaataaaaattaatataacatttaaaaatatttaaaacctGAAATTGTCTGTACGAAATTGGATGTGAAGTTACGGCATCATGTACTCGTCTTCTCTGGCAAGCAGGCGAGAACATTTTGTCCCCCAAGTGAGGCAGCCCCACCCGCCGCCCCTGGTAGAGTCAGCCTACGAGGTTAACCCACTTGCCCCTACCCATTAATACCACCGCCACGTGGAGTCATAGTCGCCATGGGACCACTCACTACCTTTCCCGGACCCACCATATACAACTACTTCTTAACTACATCATTAATAGTAGGCTCTACTGTCAATACTCCCTCCATTTTGCCCGTACCCATCCCtcccttttccattttcaatatttattatttggtttaattaacatttacatctttttctattgattttatttttgaattttttgaagaTATTTTCATATGTGAAATGTTTTAATAAGATATAacttattacttaattaatttaataaaataatcatacataaaaataataaaataaataaatcatgaagttaaaaaataaattttaatttatagaaaataaaataattataaaaattaaaataaatataaacattcagtattttcgatttgatttattaattatatttttacttttatatatgatttatttattatttttcatatataattattttattacattaacttttaagatacttttatcaaatatgttaaaagaataaaaatgacaaaatatatgaacattagtaactaaaaatatcattaaactttattattttgagttagatttattttattttaagttttatgatatttaaatttggaTATATTTTAGTGATTAAGTTTTGGGTATTATTAATCCTTCACATAATTCATTATCAAAAGTAACAGTAACTACATCCATATGTTTAAAATCTCCTaatatcataattaaatataGAGGAATATTTAAGTAAAACTATTACATTTGCCACACTCAAAACTACAAATATCAATCATAAATTAAAACCTGAAATCTATATTTTCTCTACATTAATTGAATTCAGATACGCCATCAACAAAATCCTGCATTAAAAAAACTGGAAACATCttcaaaaatcaccaaaatagaacttaaatattaagtaaaaaattaagaaaaattttaaacgtTTTACACAAGAAACAGTCggatttatatatatcaatttaactCTCTTTCAGTTTCTTTACTTCAAGCTTTGAAcctttctttgattttctttttctccatttttttttctttgtttcaatttttttatagttaataaataatttaaggagaaaaaaaaaagggggggtgAGAGTGAGACAATTTACGGTAGATAGAGGGCCGTATGATCTTGATCAGACCATTGACTTTGACTCCAATACGATTGGTCAACATCATTAGCAAGATCAAGGAACGGTTGATCTCCACACCCTTGCCAATCCAACGGTCCAAATCCACTCTCCGATCTACCATGCAAATTTGAAAGCTCAACCTGCATCGTCTGATCGAGCAATTCCCCGGTGATTTCCTCCCCTCCAACACTCATCATCTTTTGCTGCTGCCACTGTCCTTGCCCATTTAATACCGTACCGAAACCCAACGACGACGTTTCATTGTTTGACGAAGTAACCAAGCTCGTAAAACTCCCAATCTCCGGAAAAACCCCCGATTCTGATCCTTGTTCCAGTAATCCTGCCTCGAAGACTAAATTGTTAGGGTTTCCATACAACTTCGACTCGCTTACATTTATATTGTTTGAATGAGACGTTACTGCCGACACCGCCTCCGCCATGCCGCCTGTAGAACTATcgttgttgtttttatttgcCACTGCAACGTTAGAATTTGCTGCAATAAGACTCGAACTGTCGCTGCTAGAATGAGAATTCGCTTTACGTTGATCAAGGAGTTGCTGTGATTGTGGCTGTGCAGGGGCCGCGGCGGCGACTGTCGTGGATTCGGATGAAGGCTTGGTTTTCGAACGCTTGGCTTTGCGGCAACCACCACCGACGGGGACGTTACGAAGGACACCACCTTTGGTCCAGTAACGACGGCAGCTCTTGCAGAAATGACGTGGCTGAGAGAGATTGTAGTTGTTGTAGTAACAGAACTTCGTGTTAAGTGAGTCGCAACGTGGGCACTTGAGTGCCTGGTTGTTTTGTTGTTGGTGTTGCAGTCGTAACCTTCTATCTCCTCCGCCACCTCCGCCACCGCTGCTGAATACTCGGCCACCTCCGATCAAGTGGATGTCTTGCATTATTCGCAACAATATTCGCCTCcaaagtttaaaacaaaaataaataaataaaaagaaaaccagTGAAGTGCACAgaagagggtttttttttttttgaatttgtaacAAATATCCCCTTGCGAAtcaaatttaccctttttcGAAAACGAATTTACGTAAATTATGGTGTAGATTGTGAAAATACGAAATTAGGTTTGAGGAAATGAATTGGGAATATAAGAGAAGGGATCAGGTAGCAGGGAGGGATTAGGAAATCGATTAACAAGACGAGTAAAGAGATTGGAACCGTTGATGGAGGACACGTGGAGGATAAAAAAGGGAAGGGCATTGATGTCCacaaaataaggtatcgagttGTCGGCCACCTCCCCAGTAACTGCTCGGGACTATCCTAGTCTAAGT includes the following:
- the LOC105788480 gene encoding dof zinc finger protein DOF5.4 yields the protein MQDIHLIGGGRVFSSGGGGGGGDRRLRLQHQQQNNQALKCPRCDSLNTKFCYYNNYNLSQPRHFCKSCRRYWTKGGVLRNVPVGGGCRKAKRSKTKPSSESTTVAAAAPAQPQSQQLLDQRKANSHSSSDSSSLIAANSNVAVANKNNNDSSTGGMAEAVSAVTSHSNNINVSESKLYGNPNNLVFEAGLLEQGSESGVFPEIGSFTSLVTSSNNETSSLGFGTVLNGQGQWQQQKMMSVGGEEITGELLDQTMQVELSNLHGRSESGFGPLDWQGCGDQPFLDLANDVDQSYWSQSQWSDQDHTALYLP